From a region of the Tiliqua scincoides isolate rTilSci1 chromosome 4, rTilSci1.hap2, whole genome shotgun sequence genome:
- the FITM2 gene encoding acyl-coenzyme A diphosphatase FITM2 yields the protein MEHVDRSARFLRAWLVRSSVRRTMPWGILGLMLGGSLVKEWAPLPQTYLSDKRNVLNVYFVKFAWGWTLCLLLPFISVTNYCVTKNVLVVLRRLSSLLVATAIWYVCTGIFLHIEDITGSCYKSSSLDILLQGHSSKLQCQQGGGFWHGFDISGHAFLLSYCALMILEEMAVMHNANASRNPRLHKVIDGLFLALSFLTVIWLLMFLSTAIYFHDFSQKFFGTLVGLLAWYGTYRFWYLTPLSPGLPPQSTNLSSQKFNRRL from the exons ATGGAGCACGTCGATCGCTCCGCTCGCTTCTTGCGCGCCTGGCTGGTGCGGAGCTCCGTGCGGCGGACGATGCCGTGGGGGATCCTGGGCCTCATGCTGGGCGGCTCCCTGGTCAAGGAGTGGGCGCCGCTGCCGCAGACCTACCTGAGCGACAAGCGCAACGTGCTCAACGT CTATTTTGTAAAATTTGCCTGGGGCTGGACGCTGTGCCTGCTATTGCCTTTCATCAGTGTCACCAATTATTGTGTCACCAAAAATGTTCTTGTAGTGTTGAGAAGACTTAGCAGTCTGCTGGTAGCCACTGCCATCTGGTATGTGTGCACAGGGATATTCCTGCACATCGAGGACATCACAGGCAGCTGCTACAAATCATCATCCCTTGATATTTTGCTCCAAGGACATTCTAGCAAACTACAGTGCCAACAAGGTGGCGGCTTCTGGCATGGTTTTGACATCTCTGGGCACGCTTTTCTTCTCTCGTACTGTGCTCTAATGATCTTGGAAGAGATGGCTGTGATGCACAATGCGAATGCTTCCCGGAACCCCAGACTACACAAAGTGATCGATGGTTTATTCTTGGCCTTGAGTTTCTTGACTGTGATCTGGTTGTTGATGTTCTTAAGCACTGCCATATATTTTCATGACTTCTCCCAAAAATTCTTTGGCACCTTGGTGGGCCTCTTGGCTTGGTATGGAACATACAGGTTTTGGTACTTGACTCCTTTGTCTCCTGGACTTCCTCCCCAAAGTACGAATTTGAGCTCCCAGAAATTTAATCGTAGACTGTAG